In the genome of Pseudanabaena mucicola str. Chao 1806, the window GACAATACCAAAACTTGGTTAGTCAAAGCTGCAAGCATTACCCCCACAGTGATCCCCGACAAGGAAATCAACAGAGCGCGTCCAAAACGATTTTCTTTGCGTGTGAGTAAATAGACACTAACAATCAAACCAAACGAAAGCCAAGTGGTGGTGGCGTTTGGTACAAAAAAGCTGATTGCGCCAAGTCCAGTAAAAATCCCCAGAGAAATGTAAATGTCTTTTTGGCTAGGATTGTCTAATAGTCTTGATAACCAAGAGGGAGCGCGACGTTGGGGATTGTTTTGCAAAGCCGCAGGAATCGCTGTTGATAGGCGTTCAGGATAGCGAATTCGATCAGGGACAGCTATCTTACCTTCCTTTCGGGCGCGTAAACGATCCATAAGGATGGCATCGTAGGCAACCTCGATTATTTCTTGTTGAGACTCATCCCCCTCATATTCGCGCAATAGGCGATCGCGTGCATCACGCACTTCTTCAAAGGAGGCTTCGTCATGGACTCCTAGTTTTTCGTAGGGAGTTGGTTCGCTCATTTTTCCAACTGTAATTTCTAACTTTAAGTGTTTGGAGAATTCACTATGGAATTCACGCACAAGACAGCCTAGCAACTAAATCAGAAAATAGTATGCAGCCTATATCTAACCATAGTATAACGCCTGATTTAAAATCCTTATGTGAATTTTTAGATATATAGAGAGTTTCGGATTGTTTCCCCGCCGAAGGCGGGGAAACAATCCGAAACTCTCTTGATTAAAGATCGTTATATTTCTATAAAAAATCATGACACAATCATATATCTACTGTGCGAAGCACAGTAAATATATAAACTAGCGATCGCTATATTTTTGTAAAAGCCATGCCCCAACTTCAGATTGAGATTTTTCGCGGCTGAGTTGCAGGGCAAATTCGAGATCAGCGATCGCTAAACTACCTAGTAACTTCGATTCTGTAATCTGACGACTGCCTCCATCGATCATTTCAAAGGCGATGATTCTTACTTCTTGGACATCAACGACCCAATATTCACTAGTCCCCAATTGTTCATAAAATAATCGTTTCTTGCCTAAGTCGTCGCCTAGCGTAGAACTAGATATTTCGATCACCAAATTAGGCACGGCAAATTCATCGAGATTTACTACAGAGCTACTACGTGGCGCTAAACTTGCGGATTCACCGATGTAGTAAGCGATGTCAGGTTGACAGCCTTGAACTCCCGTTTTTGTAAAGCTGCAATTGGTCAAGCCTCTCGCTGGGATGGCAGATAATGTGCAATATAAACTAATAGCAAAGATGATTAAAGTATTATCGTCTGCGTGTTCTGAGCCAACAGGCATAGTCTCAATCCTCATTTGCCTAAATTGATTTTTGTCGTAATAGCATCGCGAGTCTGCATATAGAGGATTTTCGAGAATCTGCACAAACTCTTCCCATGTTGCACTAATCCATTGATCGGTAAGGAGTGACTGGGATATTGGCTCTTGATTTTTGAGAGGGGGAGTAGCGATCACTGTCATCTTAATAATCTCCCAAAGACAAAACTTTGCTATATGCTAGCAAAAGTAGCTAATACAGCGCTTTGTGCTGACTTAAAACCCAGAAAATTTTTTGAAAGCGTCCGCTTTGCTACACTTTCAAAAAATTTTCTGTACTACTTAACGAACGCAACCCTTCGAGGTGCGCTTCCACACATCAACCAATGATTTCAGACTGCTAGCTTAATGAAGCTAAATATATAACAAGACTCCATAGGTGATAACGATACAATTCAGTAGACTGACATCATTGTTAAATTACTCTCTTAGAAAATCTTTTACTTAATAATATGGATCTGTCCACATGGATTTAGACCTAATTGTTTCTAATGTTCTCAATCCGCCGATCTTGTTCTTTTTCTTAGGCATGATAGCAGTATTGATTAAGTCGGATTTAGAAATACCGCCGCCAATTCCGAAATTATTCTCACTATATTTACTTCTCGCGATCGGTTTTAAGGGTGGTGTCGAGCTAGTCAAAAGTGGAATTAATCAAGAAGTAGTCATGACGATGGTTGCAGCCATCCTTATGGCTTGCCTTGTCCCTGTCTATTCATTTTTCGTTCTCAAGGTCAAACTTGACTCTTACAACGCCGCAGCGATCGCTGCAACCTATGGCTCGATTAGTGCTGTTACCTTTATTACCGCTAGCTCATTTTTGGGACAGTTAGATATTCCTTTTGATGGCTATATGGTTGCTGCTTTGGCGCTGATGGAGTCCCCCGCAATTATTGTCGGATTAGTCCTTGTCAGTCTATTTACTACCGCAGAAAAAGCCGAAAAAGGTGAAGAACGCGAATTTGCATGGGGGGAAGTACTCCGCGAAGCTTTTCTGAATAGCTCCGTATTTTTGCTGGTCGGTAGCTTACTTATTGGCTGTCTCACAGGCGAGAGAGGCTGGCACGTCCTATCTCCCTTTACCCAAGATATGTTTTATGGCGTGTTGACTTTCTTCTTGATGGACATGGGGCTAGTCGCCGCAAAACGTATTAGAGAATTACAAAAAACAGGTGTATTCCTGATTGCCTTTGCGATTTTGATGCCAATCTTAAATTCAGGTGTGGGGATTGCGATCGCCAAATTAATTTCAATGTCGCAGGGAGATGCCCTTTTATTTGCAGTGCTATGTGCTAGTGCATCTTATATCGCTGTACCTGCTGCGATGCGTCTGACTGTGCCAGAAGCAAATCCTAGCCTATATGTCTCGACGGCCCTAGCCGTCACCTTCCCCTTTAACATTATTGTCGGAATTCCTTTATATTTATATGTAATCAATTTATTTTGGGTATAGACTCAAAATAATATTCTAACTTTCTATTGATATAGCGTTTTCAAGCAAGCGAGGTACGGAGATTTGCTTCCTCTTTTAAAAGCGAGGAAACAAAACCTTACTTCACCAGACAAGAAAACGCTACATTTGCCAGTAAGGTGACTTCCTGAAAAGCTTGCAACATAAGTTTTTCAGGAAATCAATAGGGTTTCAATTAGTACAAAGCAATCCCAACAGTCTTGCTATGCAAGGCTGTTTTTTTACCAAATGTTAACTAGTCAGAACTTAAGTTAAATAAAATGCAAAATCATCCACCTTACAAATAAAAGCACCCATAATTTAAGTAGATCTGCATATTTAAGTAGCTCTGCATATTTAAGTAGCTCAACTTAATTAAAACCCAAAACGAGAGTTTGTTCCGCCCGCGTAGCGGGCGGAACAAACTTCTCGGTTTTTAGTTTACTTATGTCTAGCTACTTAGAATAGATAGCGCTAAGCGTTAGCCATTCTAGAATTTATTATTTTTAGTTGAGATAAAACTATGCACGCGGTGAAACGGATCGAAATTGTATCTGATTCTGTTGAATCCCATAAAATCACCAAGGTTTTAGAAACTGTTGGGGTTTTAAACTATACTGTCATCCGTAATGTGATTGGCAAAGGCGTAAGTGGCACTAATTCGGGCGATTTAGATATGAGCATGTTGGAAAACGACTATGTGATTGCTTTCTTCTTGGCGGATAAGACTAAGCATCTGATCGAACAACTAAGACCAATCATCAATAAATTTGGTGGTGCTTGTTATATTTCCGATGCTATGGAAATTATATCGATTCAATGTGTTGCATCCCTTTAAGAACAAAAGGATTTACTGAGTAAAGTCTTTCGTTTAATAAAGGGTTGAAGGCGCTATAGTAAGAAGCAAATGTAATTTGAGTAGCTATGACTCCATTACCAAAATATCGACCGAAACAACTATCGCTTGGTCCATTAGAGTCTGAGCTTCTCAATATTATTTGGGATAGCACAAGGATTAGTGCAACTGATATCCACGATCGCATTCTTGCTGATCCTGATCGCGAGTTAGCCTATGGCTCAGTGATGACCGTGTTGCGTCGCCTCGAACAAAAGGGTTGGATTGCTTGTGACAAAGAGGGACGCACTTTCTATTGGCATACCCTAATTTCGCGCGAGGAGGCGCAAGCCTTAACTGCCTATCACCAACTCAATCGTTTCTTAGAAGTGGGTGATGCAGACATTGTGGCAGCCTTTGCCAATGACCTTGATCGCGCCAGTATGGACAAGCTCGAAGCGATCGCTACCCGCCTTAAAACGATTCGCCAATCTAGAGAACAGTCACTGGAAGGTTAATCATGCTATTTTTCTCGATGCATTCAGTGATGCTTTTGGGTTCTCTCGGCTTAGCGTGGGGGTTGCGTTACGATTGGCAGAGTAGCCATAATGTTTCAGTAACTTGGCAAATCCGTTGGCATAGAGCCTTATTTTGCTTTGTCCTGCCTCCCCTGCTGGTCATCACGACCGCGATTGCCGTGCTATGTATGGGATCTGAAGGTCAAATGATCGGTTTGCAAGCTGGCTATGTTAGCTATGCGATCGCCCTAATATTTTTGGTCTATAGCATCTTCCGTGCTGGGCAACTTGCCTTGACAGGTTGGCAATCCTTACAAAAGTTGAAAAAGTTAGTCATCCACAGAGATGCGACAGCTAGCAACGATGATATGCAATTGCTAAATATTCCAATGCTCTTCGCCGCACAAATTGGCTTTTGGCGATCACATCTTTTTGTGAGCCAAGGTTTACTCGATACCCTTGATTCCGAACACCTAGAAGCAGTCTTACTCCATGAACGAGCTCATGCCCATTACCACGACACATTCTGGTTTTTCTGGCTAGGCTGTCTGCGTCAAATCATGCCTTGGTTGCCCAATACCCAAGTACTATGGGAGGAGTTGCTGCTATTACGTGAACTACGTGCTGATCGTTGGGCAGCTCAGTATTTAGATGGCTTATTACTCGCGGAATCACTATTAGAAATGGTCAGTCATAATATGCTGCCGTCTGAAACCTTTACTGCTGCTTTTGGTTCAACAAATACAAGTGATCGCTTAGAAGAACGGATTAATTTTTTATTAACTGAGCCTGAGCCTTTACCAAAATTCTCTTGGCGATCACTATTTTGGCTAGGATTTTCCCTCTTACCGCTTGCAGTACTACCATTGCATTCATGAATATAAAAAATATAAATGACACAATGCGCTGTCTTTATTTTTTGTTTAGCGTTAAAATGTTTAGTCTATCTGAGAAAAATGGCAATTTAGCTATTCTCAATTCTTATAACTATGAATCAATTGCCAAAGGAGCTAAAACTTCAGTTTGCCCAAATTGATCGAGGTATTAGTCAGTTTAACAATGACTATTATGCAGCCTTGGGCTTAACGATTACCACCAATCCTATCTATATTCGTCGTGTCTACCTGAGAATTGTTCGCCTATTGCATCCTGATGTTTACGGCTTTTCGCTAGAAGACAAGGCAGTTGCTACTCAGTATCTTGCTAAATTAGTCAATCCAGCCTATGACACTTTAATGCAAGAGCAGGAACGCCATGCCTATCAAGGAATCTTTAAATTACTGGCGAAGCGACTTATCCAAAAATCACGCAATGTTCCGATTTATTCGACAGTTGCTTGTGAATTACTCCTTGCACCTAATGATGATCTATACGAAAGTTCTGTTTCCGCGATCGCCAAAAAGCAATATGAATCTCTCAATACAATCCTAAAATATACGGCGCAAATTAGTGAACTCAATCTGGTTTATATTCTCTACAAAGAGGGTTATACACATGGTGCTCCGAATATGCCACCTGTACTAGCACCAATGGTGCAGCACAAAAACGCATATTTTCCACCAACTTATCCTAGTGCTCAAGCCTACCCCAATCCAAAGAATAAACCTAACTCACGGAAATTCTAACTATGCGATTCCGAACTATAGCAATCCTAAATTTAGTTGTAGAAATCATTGGCATCTCATTTAGGACTACTATAGTTTAGTGGAAGCGCACCATTTAGGATTGCTTAACGTTTCTCACAAGATCTAGTTACATAGGCTTGATGCCATGTCGAAATCAGGATAATATACCTGACCTTCATTAGGTTGAAAAAAGCTATAAAATATTCTGTAAAACATCAAATCCCTGTAGATCATGTTTAAAGTCAATTTAGTAACGATTACTTTAATAGTTAGTTCTTTGATTGGGATTGGTGAGTTATGTATCAATCAAACTAAACTTATTAATCACACAAATGCTCAAGCTTCAGATTGCTTTATGGTCAATTCTAAAGGGCAGCGTATTGATCTCAGTAGTTTATGTAATGGTGGTCAAAATCAAACAGTCAGAATTCCCATCAAGAGACGTGTGCGTGGTATTCCCATTGTTGAAGTAACTTTTAATGGTAATCGTATCTATGAAATGATGTTGGATACTGGCGCAAGCAGAACTTTAATTACTGGGGAAATGGCACAAACACTTAATGTTGTACCCGATACTTCAGGGCAGTTTGACATTGCTGATGGCAGTAAAGTGAGCTTTCCTATCGGTAAAGTAAAATCAATTTCATTAGGTTCTCTCAAAGTCCAAATGATGTCTGTACCGATCGCTACGAAGGCAAGTATGGGATTGTTAGGCTATGATTTTTTCGGTGATCTGGATATTACAATTGGACAAAATATGATTGAGTTATCTCCTCGTAGATTCTTTTAATATTTCAACATTCTTAGATCAATTCATCGAGCAGTTGTCGATGGAAACGTTATAAATTTTGATCCGTTTATAGCTTTTTCTCATTAAGCATAAAAATAAAAAAATCTTTGCTGTTTTCTCTTAATAATTATAAATACGCGCAATAACCTAAATTATAGCTGAACACTTTTATTTAGTTTTATTCATTATAGTTAACTTCACTAGATTGAAATTTATTTAGTAGCTAGGTATAATTATGAAATAGTTTCTGATTCCATACTTTAAGCGCATTGTGCGCTATGGGCTTTGGGGTTTGTATTTAATTGCACCTAGCTATTTATATTTTTAGGAGAAGATAATAATGATATCTGGGATAGGAACTTTGACATCAAACCCGATCACCAAAAAACTGAAACTTCTGCCCTATGCTATCGTGGGTGGTGCTGCATTTGCTCTTAATGCTAATCCCGAAACCAATGTCTATTTACAAATTTACATGACCTTACTTGAAGCCAAATTGGGGGTGGTCTTGGTATATTTATTGAGTAAGAAACTCACAAAGATTCCCAAAGAGAAGCATTCTGCATAATAATTTGACATCATGTAGCCTAGCAAACTGTGATTTTATTGAGCATTGTCACAACTAAAACAATCAACAAGGGAAATGGTTATGAAAACTAGAACTGGTGCAATTCTTTGGTGTTTCTTTTTAGGATCGCTTGGGGCACATAAGTTTTATCTTGGTCAGACTGGATGGGGAATTGTTTACCTTCTATTTTGTTGGACGGGAATTCCATCGCTAGCAGCATTTATTGAATTCATCATGTTATTGCTGATGTCTGACGCTGAATTTAATCGTAGATTTAATGCTGCCGCACCTCAAGCTACAGCATCAGTTCGAGACTCTACCGCAGCACTTAGCGATCTGAAGAGACTCTATGATGATGGCGTGATCACAGCCGAAGAATATGAAGAGAAGCGAAAAAAGCTACTTAAAAACATTTAATCAGAATTGTGCAAGAATAATATTTAGCAAGAATCTTGAGAAGAAATTATGTCTCAGCCTGCATGGTTTGATCAAACGCCAGCATGGGTTTTTTGGTCTTTTGTGCCAGTATTAGGTGGTGGCGCGATCGCCTATGCTGGTGTAAAGTCTGGCTCAAATATTTGGATTGGTGTTGGTGCTGGCTTTGTTGCTGGCGCAATTGTGATCTCCTCAATACCAGTTCTCTCTATACTAGCAAAAATTCTCTGGTTTGCCCAAATTGCCACTGCCTTTGCGCTCAAACGAGCTTATCTAGCTAAAACCTACCCCAAGGATTTAGCATTACCTGATGATCCTAAACTATTTGCAGTGATCGCGGCTAATCGTCCTAAAGTTGATATCAATACCTGCTCTAAGAATGATTTGGTAAATACTTTAGGATTACCGATTGTCTATGCCAATGATATCGAATCCCTCCGCGATGAAGGGCATATTTTCACTAGCATTGAGGAACTTCACGACATTTTAGAAATCCCCAACGCTACGCTCAAAAAAATTGAGCCAATAATTATATTTAGCTATGACTATCGCCAAGAGTCAGATTATTCATGGAAGCGGATTAACTCTATGTCCACAGATGATCTGATTGGCTCAGGGATAGAACCAAATACAGCTAAAGCGATCGCCGAAGAGCGTCAACGTCGTGGTGAATTCAAATCTATTATGGACATTAAAAAACGTACTGGAGTTCCTTTTAGTGCTTATCGTCATCTCACCTAAGCATTACTTTTAAGAGCTTATCCAATTACGAGGATGATGAGTTTGTCAATAAGATTGTGTCAAGGAAAAGAGTTAGAGGGGAAAGCGATCACCAAACTCAATAGCAAAACGATTGAGAGCAGCTTTCCAATCTTTAATGGGCAAGGAATCACATGTTGCCAGTGTGTTAACCAAGACTTGCTAATCGCTGGGTAAAGATTGCCCCAGTTCTCGGCAAAATCAACCAGAGCCCGTTCTGCTGCCTCAGCATTGAGAGCCGTATAAATTTTCTGCAGGTCGGCTGCCACAGATTTGCGGTGTTTCCAAGAAACATAATTCAGAGAATTTCTGACCATATGCACGATACATAGTTGGATCTGGTTTTTGGGGAAAACGGTTTCTATGGCAGCAGGAAAACCCGTCAACCCATCGACACAGGCGATGAAAATGTCCTTGACTCCCCGATTAGAGTCGGTTGATGGCTATACGAAGGCGATCGCTTTATTTCGAGACAAGATGACTCTTTTTGTAAATGGAGTTTCGCAAACGCTCAAAGGTGAAACCTCACCGATGCAAGAGTTTGAGAAGAGTTTGACGACTTTAATCAAGGATGTGGAGGTGTTTCGAGGGGATGCTAAGACCCTCACCCCTAGCCCCTCTCCCTCAATGGGAGAGGGGAACCAGAACAAGATGAGTCTCAATGAAGGGGTGGGGAGGCTTGCGCCTCTTGCAGAAACTAGCCGTGATTTGGTGAAGCAAGCGGATCTCGTTTATAAGTTGGGCTGTCGGGTGATGGACTGGTGCGAGAAGGAACGGTTGGCGAAGGATAGCGATCGCTGGTCGAGTCGGGATGTCACGAAGGAACGCAAGGCGGCGGATTTGGCGCGACAGGAAGCGGTAGAGCAGTTAAAGCAAGTTCGCTATTTTCATAAACAGGCGGTGTGGCTGACGGAACGTTTTCCTGATGGCAAGTATCGGGATGTGCAAGGTTTGGTGAAGCTGGTCGATCGCGCTGAGTTGGCGGCGAATGATTGGAGTTTGACCCCTGGGCGTTATGTGGGTGTCGCTCCTGAGGAGGTGGATGAGGATTTTGATTTTGAGGAGACTTTGCGGGATATTCACATTGAGCTTGATGGTTTGAACGCTGAAGCGGTGGATCTGGCGGCGACGATCGTGCAAAATTTTAAAGAGTTGGGAATCTAAAATATATGGCAAGAGATATTTTTCATGACGTTGTTAGGGTTGCCTTAGAACCTTAGAAAAGGATGGATGGAAAATTACGGATGATCCTTACCGCTTGCGCTATGGTATTGCCGATGTGTATATAGATTTGGCTGCGGAAATGGCGATCGCGGCTGAGCGAGAAGGACGCAAAATTGCAGTCGAGATCAAGAGTTTTTCTGGTGGTTCCACAATTTCAGAGTTTCATACAGCTTTAGGGCAGTTTCTAAATTACCGCATTGCTTTAGAGGTTGCCAATGAGTTAGATCGAGAGCTTTATTTAGCTATTCCGAGTGATGTTCAGAAAGACTTTCTTAGATTTGAACCTGCTAAAATTGTGATTGCTAGATACCAAGTAAAGCTAATTATTTACGACATTCAAAAAGAGGTGATTACGCAATGGATCGAGTAAGTGAGTATCGCCAAATTATTTGTCAGTTTCTGCAAGATTTTAGTGCGGATGATCCTGATGCGAGGTTGATTTTTGATAAGGAGTGCGATCGCTATTTAGTGTTGCATTCTGGGTGGCGTAATGATTATCGATTTTATGGCTGTGCGATTCATCTGGATTTAATCGATGGAAAGGTATGGATTCAACAAAATAGTACAGAGGTGATGGTGGATCAAGAGTTGGAGAAGCTTGGGGTAAGTCCTAAAGATATTATTCTTGGTTTTCGATCGCCTGAAGTGCGTGAGCGTTTGGCAGCATTGAGATAGGAGAAATTGATGACGACAAAACTTTATGATACAGATTTTTATGCTTGGACTTTGGAGCAGTCTCGGCTGTTGCAATCTGGCAATTTACAGGATTTAGATATTGAGAATTTGGTGGAGGAAATTGAGTCTTTGGGTAAGCAACAACGCCAAGAGTTGAGAAATCGATTAGGTGTTTTGATTGGGCATCTTTTGAAGTGGGCTTATCAACCAGAAAAGCGTAGTAAGAGTTGGCGGTCAACAATTCGAGAGCAACGTAAGGAGGTGTTAGAACTATTAAAAGAAAATCCTAGTTTGAAGTCGTATTTGCCAGAGGCGATCACTTCGGCGCATGAGTCAGGTTTGGCACTGGTTGTGCGTGAGACTCCGCTAGACTATGAGGATCTACCTGTGGAATGTCCTTTTTCTCTTGAGCAAATTTTCGATCTAACTTTTCCTGAAGGTGTTTAGTTCACTCTTAATCCAGTTTCTTAGAGGTGAAAATATGGCAACGATTACTATTGATATTTCAGATAGTCAATTGCAAAAGCTGCAAGACTTGGCGAGGGTGCATAGGGTTTCCCCAGAGGCACTAATTTCTGCAAATTTGGAGAGTTGGCTGAGTTCGCCTAGTCCTGAGTTTATGGATGCAGCGAAGTATGTGTTGAAAAAGAATGCTGAACTTTATCAGCGTTTAGCATAATGCGTTATCTCACAGTTATTGAGGTCTTGGCTTTGCATGGTCAAGTTATCGAGCAATCAGGCGGTAAGGATGGGATCAGAGATCTAGGTTTGCTAGAGTCAGCGATCGCTCAACCGATGATGACATTTAGTGGCATAGATCTAAGTACAGGACAAAAATTTAATGGAGTTGAAGAAAGCCTCGGAATTGAGATGGATGTCAAAGATGATATGACGCAGGTAATCAAAGCCAAGACGAAAAATGCTCTTAGGTAAGCGACCGTGCTTTTTAGGTTTGAGGGGATTGAGCTGAGCAAGCCAAAGCCCCGAAGAAAAAGCCCAACATAAAGCGAGGGTGAGTAAAGCAATAAGCTTAGAAAGGCGTTCAGGGTCTTGAAGGTGAGTCGCCTCCAAACAAAAGCCACGAGATTTAAAACAACCAAACAAAGTCTCAATCGCCCAACGCTTTGCATAGTCAGTAATAGCGGTATTCGGATCATGAGCAGTAGCAACAATTAATAAATCGCCATCCTCCAGACGCATCGCCGCAATATAGAGCCAATGTTGCCAAACTAGTCTGGGCTTGGACAATACCTTGGATTGACCAACTTGGAGATCTTGGAAACAAACGTCAGCTCTTAGTTGTTTCTGCCCATCGTCAAGCAAGGTGTTTTTACGAATACGGATACGAAAACGGGTACATGGGTCACAAAGCAGGTAATCAAACCACTCTTCCCCCACAAATTCTCGGTCTGCGGTCAAAAAGTCGATTTTGCGATCTCCAAATATTTCCAGAAATCGATTACACAATTCACAACGTTCACGGGTGTTCGAGTTACCTTTTTTATCCAGCATCATCCATACCAATGGGAATGCGATACCGTGATGCACTACTCCCAATGTCAGCACATTAAATACCGTCTTACCAAATCTCCAATCGGTGCGGTCGATACTGATTACCCATGGTTCAGGTATTTTCATCACTTTGACGACCATTAAAGCGATGCTTTCATAGTCCACTTCAAACTCTCGAAAAAATCTCTGTAATCTCTTATAGTGTGATTCGACTTTGGCTTCACCTCTAAATCCTGTAGCGATTTCGTCTAGGTTTACTGTCTTTACTC includes:
- a CDS encoding IS4 family transposase, which encodes MKEISVFREKLHEHLQWNGARLLFVSMFLIALMRVKTVNLDEIATGFRGEAKVESHYKRLQRFFREFEVDYESIALMVVKVMKIPEPWVISIDRTDWRFGKTVFNVLTLGVVHHGIAFPLVWMMLDKKGNSNTRERCELCNRFLEIFGDRKIDFLTADREFVGEEWFDYLLCDPCTRFRIRIRKNTLLDDGQKQLRADVCFQDLQVGQSKVLSKPRLVWQHWLYIAAMRLEDGDLLIVATAHDPNTAITDYAKRWAIETLFGCFKSRGFCLEATHLQDPERLSKLIALLTLALCWAFSSGLWLAQLNPLKPKKHGRLPKSIFRLGFDYLRHIIFDIHLNSEAFFNSIKFLSCT
- a CDS encoding DNA-binding protein: MATITIDISDSQLQKLQDLARVHRVSPEALISANLESWLSSPSPEFMDAAKYVLKKNAELYQRLA
- a CDS encoding helix-hairpin-helix domain-containing protein is translated as MSQPAWFDQTPAWVFWSFVPVLGGGAIAYAGVKSGSNIWIGVGAGFVAGAIVISSIPVLSILAKILWFAQIATAFALKRAYLAKTYPKDLALPDDPKLFAVIAANRPKVDINTCSKNDLVNTLGLPIVYANDIESLRDEGHIFTSIEELHDILEIPNATLKKIEPIIIFSYDYRQESDYSWKRINSMSTDDLIGSGIEPNTAKAIAEERQRRGEFKSIMDIKKRTGVPFSAYRHLT
- a CDS encoding M56 family metallopeptidase; this encodes MLFFSMHSVMLLGSLGLAWGLRYDWQSSHNVSVTWQIRWHRALFCFVLPPLLVITTAIAVLCMGSEGQMIGLQAGYVSYAIALIFLVYSIFRAGQLALTGWQSLQKLKKLVIHRDATASNDDMQLLNIPMLFAAQIGFWRSHLFVSQGLLDTLDSEHLEAVLLHERAHAHYHDTFWFFWLGCLRQIMPWLPNTQVLWEELLLLRELRADRWAAQYLDGLLLAESLLEMVSHNMLPSETFTAAFGSTNTSDRLEERINFLLTEPEPLPKFSWRSLFWLGFSLLPLAVLPLHS
- a CDS encoding XisI protein — translated: MDRVSEYRQIICQFLQDFSADDPDARLIFDKECDRYLVLHSGWRNDYRFYGCAIHLDLIDGKVWIQQNSTEVMVDQELEKLGVSPKDIILGFRSPEVRERLAALR
- a CDS encoding J domain-containing protein, giving the protein MNQLPKELKLQFAQIDRGISQFNNDYYAALGLTITTNPIYIRRVYLRIVRLLHPDVYGFSLEDKAVATQYLAKLVNPAYDTLMQEQERHAYQGIFKLLAKRLIQKSRNVPIYSTVACELLLAPNDDLYESSVSAIAKKQYESLNTILKYTAQISELNLVYILYKEGYTHGAPNMPPVLAPMVQHKNAYFPPTYPSAQAYPNPKNKPNSRKF
- a CDS encoding CPP1-like family protein, whose protein sequence is MSEPTPYEKLGVHDEASFEEVRDARDRLLREYEGDESQQEIIEVAYDAILMDRLRARKEGKIAVPDRIRYPERLSTAIPAALQNNPQRRAPSWLSRLLDNPSQKDIYISLGIFTGLGAISFFVPNATTTWLSFGLIVSVYLLTRKENRFGRALLISLSGITVGVMLAALTNQVLVLSRLVSDGFFPSPIQMVIILLVMWLHACFLR
- a CDS encoding NINE protein, which translates into the protein MKTRTGAILWCFFLGSLGAHKFYLGQTGWGIVYLLFCWTGIPSLAAFIEFIMLLLMSDAEFNRRFNAAAPQATASVRDSTAALSDLKRLYDDGVITAEEYEEKRKKLLKNI
- a CDS encoding DUF29 domain-containing protein, with product MTTKLYDTDFYAWTLEQSRLLQSGNLQDLDIENLVEEIESLGKQQRQELRNRLGVLIGHLLKWAYQPEKRSKSWRSTIREQRKEVLELLKENPSLKSYLPEAITSAHESGLALVVRETPLDYEDLPVECPFSLEQIFDLTFPEGV
- a CDS encoding retropepsin-like aspartic protease family protein, with the protein product MFKVNLVTITLIVSSLIGIGELCINQTKLINHTNAQASDCFMVNSKGQRIDLSSLCNGGQNQTVRIPIKRRVRGIPIVEVTFNGNRIYEMMLDTGASRTLITGEMAQTLNVVPDTSGQFDIADGSKVSFPIGKVKSISLGSLKVQMMSVPIATKASMGLLGYDFFGDLDITIGQNMIELSPRRFF
- a CDS encoding BlaI/MecI/CopY family transcriptional regulator, whose protein sequence is MTPLPKYRPKQLSLGPLESELLNIIWDSTRISATDIHDRILADPDRELAYGSVMTVLRRLEQKGWIACDKEGRTFYWHTLISREEAQALTAYHQLNRFLEVGDADIVAAFANDLDRASMDKLEAIATRLKTIRQSREQSLEG
- a CDS encoding Uma2 family endonuclease, whose amino-acid sequence is MTVIATPPLKNQEPISQSLLTDQWISATWEEFVQILENPLYADSRCYYDKNQFRQMRIETMPVGSEHADDNTLIIFAISLYCTLSAIPARGLTNCSFTKTGVQGCQPDIAYYIGESASLAPRSSSVVNLDEFAVPNLVIEISSSTLGDDLGKKRLFYEQLGTSEYWVVDVQEVRIIAFEMIDGGSRQITESKLLGSLAIADLEFALQLSREKSQSEVGAWLLQKYSDR
- a CDS encoding P-II family nitrogen regulator, with the protein product MHAVKRIEIVSDSVESHKITKVLETVGVLNYTVIRNVIGKGVSGTNSGDLDMSMLENDYVIAFFLADKTKHLIEQLRPIINKFGGACYISDAMEIISIQCVASL
- a CDS encoding sodium-dependent bicarbonate transport family permease; its protein translation is MDLDLIVSNVLNPPILFFFLGMIAVLIKSDLEIPPPIPKLFSLYLLLAIGFKGGVELVKSGINQEVVMTMVAAILMACLVPVYSFFVLKVKLDSYNAAAIAATYGSISAVTFITASSFLGQLDIPFDGYMVAALALMESPAIIVGLVLVSLFTTAEKAEKGEEREFAWGEVLREAFLNSSVFLLVGSLLIGCLTGERGWHVLSPFTQDMFYGVLTFFLMDMGLVAAKRIRELQKTGVFLIAFAILMPILNSGVGIAIAKLISMSQGDALLFAVLCASASYIAVPAAMRLTVPEANPSLYVSTALAVTFPFNIIVGIPLYLYVINLFWV